The sequence GACCTGGTCGTCGGCCTGATCCACGAGATCCGCCGCCGCTTCCCCGGGCTGGACCCGGCGGCGATCGACGACATCGTGCTCGGGGTGGTCAGCCCCGTCGGCGACCAGGGCTCCGACATCGCCCGGATCGCCGCCGTCGCGGCCGGACTGCCCGACACGGTGGCCGGCGTCCAGGAGAACCGCTTCTGCGCCTCCGGTCTGGAAGCCGTCAACATGGCCGCCGCCAAGGTCCGTTCCGGCTGGGAGGACCTGATCCTGGCCGGCGGCGTCGAGTCGATGTCCCGGGTGAAGATGGCCTCCGACGGCGGCGCCTGGTTCGCCGACCCGATGACCGCCTACGAGACCAACTTCGCCCCCCAGGGCATCGGCGCCGACCTGATCGCCACCATCGAGGGCTTCTCCCGCACCGACGTCGACGCCTTCGCCGCCGAGTCCCAGGCCCGCGCGGCCAAGGCCCAGGCCGACGGGCTGTTCGACCGCTCGGTGGTCCCGGTCCGCGACCGCAACGGCCTGGTCGTCCTGGAACGGGACGAGTTCATCCGCCCCGGCACCACCGTCGAGACCCTGGCCGGGCTCAAGCCCTCGTTCGCCGCGATCGGCGAGGCCGGCGGGTTCGACGCCGTCGCCCTGCAGAAGTACCACTGGGTGGAGGCCATCGACCACGTCCACCACGCCGGCAACTCCTCCGGCATCGTGGACGGCGCCGCCCTGGTCGCCATCGGCAGCCGCGAGATCGGCGAGCGCTACGGACTGCGGCCGCGCGCCCGGATCGTCTCCGCCGCCGTCTCCGGCTCCGAGCCGACCATCATGCTCACCGGCCCCGCCCCCGCCACCCGCAAGGCGCTCGCCAAGGCCGGACTGACCGCCGCCGACATCGACCTGGTCGAGATCAACGAGGCGTTCGCCGCCGTCGCGCTGCGCTTCGTCCGGGAGATGGGCTTCTCCCCGGACCAGGTGAACGTCAACGGCGGCGCGATCGCCCTCGGCCACCCGCTGGGCGCCACCGGGGCGATGCTCATCGGCACCCTGATCGACGAACTGGAGCGGCGCGACCTCCGCTACGGCCTGGCCACCCTCTGCGTGGGCGGCGGCATGGGCATCGCCACCGTCGTCGAGCGCGTCTGACCCGCGCCCCCGAGACCTCCTCCCCTTCCGGCCCCATCAGGAGACCAGAACCCCATGAGCGACACCGGCGACACCACCACCATCCGCTGGGAGCAGGACGAGGACGGCGTGGTCACCCTCGTCCTCGACGACCCCGACCAGTCCGTCAACACCATGAACGAGGCGTTCACCGCCGACTTCGAGACCGTCGTCGCCCGGCTGGCCGGCCTCGGCGCCGCCGGCGGGCTGCGCGGCGTGGTGATCACCTCCGCCAAGAAGACCTTCTTCGCCGGCGGCGACCTGAGGATGCTCTCCGCCGCCCGCCCGGAGGACGCCGCCGCCGTCTTCGAGAAGTCGATGCGGATCAAGCGCGCCCTGCGCACCCTGGAGACGCTCGGCCTGCCGGTCGTCGCCGCGATCAACGGCAGTGCGCTCGGCGGCGGCCTGGAACTCGCCCTCGCCTGCCACCACCGGATCGCGCTCGACACCCCGGCCAGCCGGATCGGCCTGCCCGAGGTCACCCTCGGTCTGCTGCCCGGCGGCGGCGGCATCGTCCGCACGGTGCGGCTGTTCGGCATCACCGACGCCCTGCTCAAGTTCCTGCTGCAGGGCCGCCAGTACCGGCCGGCGCAGGCCCTCCAGCACGGTCTGGTGCACGAACTCGTCTCCACCCCGGAGGAGCTGGCCGAGCGGGCGCGGGCCTGGATCGAGGCGAACCCGGCTCCCGTCCAACCCTGGGACGTCAAGGGCTACAAGATCCCCGGCGGCACCCCGAGCACCCCGGCCTTCGCCGCCAACCTGCCCGCCTTCCCCGCCAACCTGCGCAAGCAGCTGGCCGGCGCCCCCTACCCGGCGCCGCGCAACGTGCTCGCGGCGGCCGTGGAGAGCGCCCAGGTGGACGTCGACACGGCGATGGCGATCGAGGCCCGCTACTTCACCGAGCTGGCCTGCGGGCAGACCAGCAAGAACATGATCCAGGCGCTCTTCTTCGACCTCCAGGCGGTCAACTCCGGTGCCGGGCGTCCGGCTTCGGTGGAGAAGCGGACGGTCCGCCGGGTCGCCGTGCTCGGTGCCGGGATGATGGGCGCCGGTATCGCGTACACCTGTGCCGAGGCCGGCATCGAGGTGCTGCTCAAGGACGTCACGGTCGAGGCCGCCGAGCGCGGGAAGGCCTACTCCGAGGGCCTGCTGGCGAAGGCGGTGGCCCGCGGCCGGCGCACCGGGGCTCAGCGCGACGAGGTGCTCGCGCGGATCACCCCCACCGCCGACGCCGCCGATCTGGCCGGCTGCGACGCGGTGATCGAGGCGGTCTTCGAGAACCCGGAGCTCAAGCACAAGGTGTTCCAGGAGGTCGAGGGCGTCGTCGCACCCGACGCGCTGCTCTGCTCCAACACCTCCACCCTGCCGATCGGCCTGCTCGCCGAGGGTGTGCAGCGCACCGCCGACTTCATCGGGCTGCACTTCTTCTCGCCGGTCGACAGGATGCGGCTGGTGGAGATCGTCCGCGGCCCGCAGACCGGGGACGAGGCGCTGGCCCGCGCCTTCGACCTGGTCCGGCAGATCGGCCGGACCCCGATCGTGGTGAACGACTCGCGCGGCTTCTTCACCTCGCGGGTGATCGGCCAGTTCATCAACGAGGGCGTGGCCATGATCGGCGAGGGGGTCGAGCCGGCCAGTGTGGAGCAGGCCGCCGCCCAGGCCGGCTACCCGGCCAAGGTGCTCTCGCTGCTCGACGAGCTGACCCTCACCCTGCCGCGCCGGATCCGCGACGAGTACCGGCGCGCCGTCGAGGCGGCCGGCGGCGAGTGGACCGCCCACCCGGCGGACGCGGTGGTGGACCGGATGGTCGACGAGTTCGGCCGCCCCGGCCGCAGCGGCGGCGCCGGTTTCTACGACTACGACGAGAGCGGCGCCCGGGGCCGGCTCTGGCCCGGCCTGCGCGAGCACTTCACCCGCGCGGACGTGGACGTCCCGTTCGAGGACCTCAAGGAGCGGATGCTCTTCAGCGAGGCCCTGGACTCCGTCCGCTGCCTGGAGGAGGGCGTGCTCACCTCCGTGGCGGACGCCAACGTCGGTTCCATTCTCGGCATCGGCTTCCCGGCCTGGACCGGCGGTGTGCTCCAGTACATCAACGGCTACCCGGGCGGCCCGGCCGGTTTCGCGGAGCGCGCCCGCGAACTCGCCGCCGCGTACGGGGAGCGGTTCGCGCCGCCCGCGCTGCTGGAGCGGATCGCCGCCGAGGGGCGTACCTTCACCGACTGACCAGGCCCGTCGTCACCCGGGCGGGGCGGCCCGCCGCTCCTCGGCGGCCGCCTCGCCCAGTTCCTCCCGCAGCGACTTCTGGAACGCCGTCACCAGCGCCTGCGCCACCATCGGCTGGATGTGGTCGGTGAGCGCCTTCATCCGCTCCACGTCGTCGGGCTCCGGTTCGCTCTCCCGGTACGGCCGCCAGACCGTCTCCCGGAACAGCCGGTGCAGCTCCCGCGCGGTGGCCCGGCTGTGCTCCACCACGACGGCGCGTGCCGCGAGCAGCGTCTCCAGCGGGATCGGCACGTCCAGGATCCGCACCCCGAGCGGCAGCAGTCCCTGGTCCACCCGGAACACCTCCGGGTCCGCGGTGCGCTCCAGCGCGCCCATCGCGGCCAGCCGGTCCAGCTGCTCCTCCGAGAGCCGCCGCCCGGCCCGCCGCTCGACCTCCTCGCGCCCCGCCTGCTCCGGCGTCTCCGGCGTCCAGGAGGCCACCAGCGCCCGGTGGATCGCCAGGTCCAGCGGGGTGGGGTCCTGCGGCAGCCGGGCCAGGTACCGCTCGATCGCGGCCAGGGTCAGCCCCTGCCGCTGCAACTCCTCGATCAGCCCCAGCCGGTCCAGGTGCTCGGCCCCGTACCACCCCACCCGCCGGGCCCCGAGCACCGGCGGCGGCAGCAGCCCCTTCGTCCCGTAGAACCGCACCGTCCGCACCGTGACCCCGGCCCGCGCCGCCAACTCGTCCACCGTCAGCCGCACCTCCACCCCCGCCTCCCGTCTCGTAGCACCATCACTGTGACACCACAAGTGTGACACCACTGTCCCACCCGGTCCACGCCCACGGACGCGACCGGGCCCGCGCTCCGACGGCGGAGCGCGGGCCCGGGGGGCGTCCTGCACCGGGGGCGGGGCTGCCCGGCCTCAGGCGGCGAGGTCGGGGTGGTGGCGGCGGGTGACTTCGGGGTGGGCGCGGGTGTAGCCCTTCCACTCGTTGAAGCCGAAGTCGGCGTAGAGGGGGTTGGCCGGGTCCTGGGTGGCGCCGGGGGCGTGGTGGGCGAGCGGGAAGTCCAGCGGCTCGATGTGGGCGTCGAGGCGCGGGTTGTAGAAGAACGGGACGGAGTAGCGCTCGCGGGCGCCGGGCGGGCTGACCACGCGGTGGCTGGTGGCCTTCAGGTAGCCGTCGGTGGCGACCTCCAGCAGTTCGCCGAGGTTGACCACGAACGCGCCCGGCATCGGCGGGACGTCCAGGAAGGAGCCGTCGGCGCGCTGCACCTGGAGGCCGGCCACGGTGTCCTGGAGTAGCAGGGTGATGAAGCCGTAGTCCTTGTGGGCGCCGACGCCCTGGCCGGCGCCGTCCGGGGCGGTTCCCGGGTAGCGGACCAGCTTGAGCCGCAGGTGCGGGTGGCCGGCGAAGGCGTAGTCGTAGAAGTCCGGCCGGGCGCCGATCGCGGTGAGGAGTTCGTGCAGCAGCGTGCGGGCGACGGTGCCGAGCCGGTCGATCCAGGTCAGGGCGGCGTCGCGGAGTTCCGGCAGGGCGGTGGGCCACTGGTTGGGGCCCTCCAGCCACCAGTAGGCGGGTTCGCCCGGGGCGGGGACGTGCGGGGGCAGTTCGGCACCGATGTCCAGCTGGTCGCGCCAGTCCTGGCTGCCGCCGGTGCGCTCG comes from Streptomyces sp. TLI_053 and encodes:
- a CDS encoding 2-oxoglutarate and iron-dependent oxygenase domain-containing protein; translation: MSQQHPTTTPSATLPTTEDALPVIDLSLAHGSPADRTRLHDALRAAATGVGFFQLVGHGVTPAETDALTDAMRAFFTLPEADRLAVANLNSPHYRGYTRTGDERTGGSQDWRDQLDIGAELPPHVPAPGEPAYWWLEGPNQWPTALPELRDAALTWIDRLGTVARTLLHELLTAIGARPDFYDYAFAGHPHLRLKLVRYPGTAPDGAGQGVGAHKDYGFITLLLQDTVAGLQVQRADGSFLDVPPMPGAFVVNLGELLEVATDGYLKATSHRVVSPPGARERYSVPFFYNPRLDAHIEPLDFPLAHHAPGATQDPANPLYADFGFNEWKGYTRAHPEVTRRHHPDLAA
- a CDS encoding 3-hydroxyacyl-CoA dehydrogenase NAD-binding domain-containing protein — encoded protein: MSDTGDTTTIRWEQDEDGVVTLVLDDPDQSVNTMNEAFTADFETVVARLAGLGAAGGLRGVVITSAKKTFFAGGDLRMLSAARPEDAAAVFEKSMRIKRALRTLETLGLPVVAAINGSALGGGLELALACHHRIALDTPASRIGLPEVTLGLLPGGGGIVRTVRLFGITDALLKFLLQGRQYRPAQALQHGLVHELVSTPEELAERARAWIEANPAPVQPWDVKGYKIPGGTPSTPAFAANLPAFPANLRKQLAGAPYPAPRNVLAAAVESAQVDVDTAMAIEARYFTELACGQTSKNMIQALFFDLQAVNSGAGRPASVEKRTVRRVAVLGAGMMGAGIAYTCAEAGIEVLLKDVTVEAAERGKAYSEGLLAKAVARGRRTGAQRDEVLARITPTADAADLAGCDAVIEAVFENPELKHKVFQEVEGVVAPDALLCSNTSTLPIGLLAEGVQRTADFIGLHFFSPVDRMRLVEIVRGPQTGDEALARAFDLVRQIGRTPIVVNDSRGFFTSRVIGQFINEGVAMIGEGVEPASVEQAAAQAGYPAKVLSLLDELTLTLPRRIRDEYRRAVEAAGGEWTAHPADAVVDRMVDEFGRPGRSGGAGFYDYDESGARGRLWPGLREHFTRADVDVPFEDLKERMLFSEALDSVRCLEEGVLTSVADANVGSILGIGFPAWTGGVLQYINGYPGGPAGFAERARELAAAYGERFAPPALLERIAAEGRTFTD
- a CDS encoding acetyl-CoA C-acetyltransferase, producing the protein MTTEAYVYDAIRTPRGRGKATGSLHGTKPIDLVVGLIHEIRRRFPGLDPAAIDDIVLGVVSPVGDQGSDIARIAAVAAGLPDTVAGVQENRFCASGLEAVNMAAAKVRSGWEDLILAGGVESMSRVKMASDGGAWFADPMTAYETNFAPQGIGADLIATIEGFSRTDVDAFAAESQARAAKAQADGLFDRSVVPVRDRNGLVVLERDEFIRPGTTVETLAGLKPSFAAIGEAGGFDAVALQKYHWVEAIDHVHHAGNSSGIVDGAALVAIGSREIGERYGLRPRARIVSAAVSGSEPTIMLTGPAPATRKALAKAGLTAADIDLVEINEAFAAVALRFVREMGFSPDQVNVNGGAIALGHPLGATGAMLIGTLIDELERRDLRYGLATLCVGGGMGIATVVERV
- a CDS encoding MerR family transcriptional regulator; translated protein: MEVRLTVDELAARAGVTVRTVRFYGTKGLLPPPVLGARRVGWYGAEHLDRLGLIEELQRQGLTLAAIERYLARLPQDPTPLDLAIHRALVASWTPETPEQAGREEVERRAGRRLSEEQLDRLAAMGALERTADPEVFRVDQGLLPLGVRILDVPIPLETLLAARAVVVEHSRATARELHRLFRETVWRPYRESEPEPDDVERMKALTDHIQPMVAQALVTAFQKSLREELGEAAAEERRAAPPG